In a genomic window of Polyodon spathula isolate WHYD16114869_AA chromosome 21, ASM1765450v1, whole genome shotgun sequence:
- the LOC121296278 gene encoding LOW QUALITY PROTEIN: epithelial splicing regulatory protein 2-like (The sequence of the model RefSeq protein was modified relative to this genomic sequence to represent the inferred CDS: deleted 2 bases in 1 codon): MASHNDTVVVFFGATAGASGVKLGSDERELILLVWQIVDLQNKKVGKLHRCLVKPDSLELADQCKEDTGLNLDDISKAEPLDGVLQQFHQSVSSELKALGRSSFTLCTDGPFLIRQVFHPEASNKNLVLPDCFYSFVDLRKELHKCCPNSGCAQDHTLSSMADYLNIPTENTETSVGVWEVKTMATIVLRLLSEPHNHKFTDFETVKYKFETGTCRKSEAVDSETVIRARGLPWQSSDQDVARFFKGLNIAKGGVALCLNAQGRRNGEALVRFVSPEHRDLALERHKHHMGSRYIEVYKATGEEFLKIAGGTSNEVAQFLSKENQVIIRMRGLPFTATAEEVLSFLGPDCPVTDDKEGLLFVKYPDGRPTGDAFVLFACEEYAQNAIKKHREILGKRYIELFRSTAAEVQQVLNRYMSTPLISTLPPPMLPVIPQPFIMTGPARDCVRLRGLPYTATIEDILEFMAEFMVDIKPHGVHMVLNQQGRPSGDAFIQMKSAERSFLVAQKCHKKMMKDRYVEVFQCSGEEMSFVLMGGTLNRSGLSPPPCKLPCLSPPGYAFQTTAAVIPEAALYQPQALLASPRTPQPPAPTAPPAIAYYSTQAHAQAQAQAQAQLYMNMSMNMNYTAYYPSPPVSPTTVGYFAAPHGSMIAAQASPSAMLPQPGALVRMQGLPYNTGIKEILNFFQGYQYAPDDYNSLIQTNDQARSLLQPPKEWVCL; encoded by the exons ATGGCTTCGCACAATGATACTGTGGTGGTGTTCTTTGGGGCAACAGCTGGTGCAAGTGGGGTTAAACTGGGTTCGGATGAGAGGGAATTAATTCTCTTGGTGTGGCAAATTGTGGACCTGCAGAACAAGAAG gtggGGAAATTACACAGGTGCCTGGTAAAACCCGACAGCCTGGAACTAGCAGATCAGTGTAAAGAAGACACGGGTCTGAATTTGGATGACATTTCTAAAGCCGAGCCTTTAGATGGCGTTCTGCAACAG TTTCACCAGTCCGTGTCAAGCGAGCTGAAGGCCCTGGGTAGGAGCTCCTTCACACTCTGTACAGACGGGCCCTTCCTTATCAGACAGGTCTTCCATCCAGAGGCCTCCAACAAG AATCTGGTCCTGCCAgattgtttttattcctttgttGACCTGCGGAAGGAGCTTCATAAATGTTGTCCCAACTCTGGCTGTGCTCAGGATCACACCCTTTCCTCCATGGCAGATT ATTTAAACATCCctacagaaaacacagaaacaagcGTAGGGGTCTGGGAGGTGAAAACTATGGCGACGATCGTTTTACGACTTCTTTCTGAACCACACA ATCACAAATTCACAGACTTTGAGACAGTGAAGTACAAGTTTGAAACCGGCACCTG TAGGAAGTCAGAGGCTGTGGACAGCGAGACAGTGATCCGAGCCAGGGGACTCCCATGGCAGTCTTCAGACCAAGACGTTGCCAGATTCTTCAAAGGGCTCAACATCGCCAA GGGCGGGGTGGCGCTGTGCCTCAATGCACAGGGCAGGCGGAACGGAGAGGCACTTGTTCGGTTTGTCAGTCCGGAGCACAGAGACCTGGCCCTGGAGAGACACAAGCATCACATGGGCAGCCGGTATATAGAG GTTTATAAAGCTACAGGAGAGGAATTTCTAAAAATAGCAGGTG GCACTTCCAATGAAGTCGCCCAGTTCCTGTCAAAGGAGAACCAGGTGATCATCCGCATGCGCGGGCTGCCCTTCACCGCCACCGCGgaggaagtgctcagcttcctgGGTCCAGACTGCCCTGTGACGGACGACAAGGAGGGGCTGCTCTTCGTCAAGTACCCTGACGGGAGGCCCACGGGGGACGCCTTCGTGCTGTTCGCCTGCGAGGAGTATGCTCAGAACGCCATCAAGAAGCACAGGGAGATCCTGGGCAAGCGCTACATCGAGCTGTTCCGCAGCACTGCGGCAGAGGTGCAGCAG GTTTTGAACCGGTACATGTCCACCCCTCTGATCTCCACCCTGCCGCCCCCCATGCTGCCGGTGATCCCCCAGCCCTTCATCATGACAGGGCCGGCGCGGGACTGTGTCCGGCTCAGGGGCCTCCCCTACACTGCCACCATCGAGGACATCCTGGAGTTCATGGCCGAGTTCATGGTGGACATCAAGCCCCACGGCGTCCACATGGTCCTCAACCAGCAG GGTCGCCCATCCGGGGATGCCTTCATTCAGATGAAGTCCGCGGAGCGCTCCTTCCTGGTGGCTCAGAAGTGCCACAAAAAGATGATGAAGGACCGCTACGTGGAGGTGTTCCAGTGCTCTGGGGAGGAGATGAGTTTTGTTTTAATGGGTGGCACTTTAAACCGTAGTGGCTTGTCGCCGCCGCCATGTAAGTTACCAT GCCTCTCCCCCCCTGGCTATGCTTTCCAGACCACTGCCGCAGTGATCCCTGAAGCAGCGCTTTACCAGCCTCAAGCTCTGCTGGCCTCTCCCAGGACCCCCCAGCCCCCTGCCCCCACAGCACCCCCTGCTATCGCTTACTACTCCACGCAGGCGCAC gcacaggcacaggcacaagcacaggcacagctCTACATGAACATGAGCATGAACATGAACTACACTGCGTACTACCCGAG CCCCCCTGTCTCCCCCACCACAGTGGGTTACTTTGCTGCTCCTCACGGCTCTATGATCGCTGCCCAAGCCTCCCCCAGCGCCATGCTGCCTCAGCCAGGGGCCCTGGTCCGAATGCAGGGGCTGCCCTACAACACCGGCATCAAGGAGATCCTCAACTTCTTCCAGGGATACCAG TATGCACCCGATGACTACAACAGCCTTATTCAGACGAACGATCAAGCAAGGAGCTTGTTACAGCCTCCCAAAGAGTGGGTCTGTTTGTAA